From the Cucurbita pepo subsp. pepo cultivar mu-cu-16 chromosome LG05, ASM280686v2, whole genome shotgun sequence genome, one window contains:
- the LOC111794971 gene encoding two-component response regulator-like APRR2, translating to MVCTADDLQEWKDFPKGLRVLLLDRDGHSAAEITSTLEEMEYVVCYCSDEKEALSTILNTPENFHVAILEMCKGNYDESFKLLGSSKDLSIIMTSDVYCLSTMMKCIALGAVEFLLKPLSEEKLRNIWQHVLHKAFSSTPKAEVDSAASLMQLQLESEDNNGVLEDTEVLSWIQDVVWEQEQPEGSVISQLNQGSSLQGCWESENQMNCPMETDCSDKDVQSNFVETTSHDLVCEDTLQEGQPRLSGKNKCGVKSGPSAAEHSIQGSDVNPSASSKARKTKVDWSPELHRKFIQAVEQLGIDRAIPSKILELMKVEGLTRHNVASHLQKYRMQRKHVMHREEIPTRYSMQTNHSPPLMAYPSSYPYCGISMSTVYRTWTQTNGHPANVNMRGPPDYRHWPQPGTQPWNSYAGMQADAWGCPVMLPSPAPYFSYPQQISSSHNVYTANKSYGTPQSSFDLQPDEELIDEIVNEAKRKPWSPLPLGLKPPSAEILLEELPKQGISTLTPQINAFNPP from the exons ATGGTTTGCACTGCCGACGATTTACAAGAATGGAAAGACTTTCCTAAGGGTCTGAGAGTTCTTCTCCTTGATCGGGACGGCCACTCCGCGGCCGAGATAACATCAACACTTGAGGAAATGGAGTATGTTG TCTGTTACTGTAGTGATGAGAAGGAAGCTTTGTCAACAATTTTGAACACACCGGAAAACTTCCATGTTGCAATTCTGGAG ATGTGCAAAGGAAATTATGATGAGAGTTTTAAATTGCTTGGAAGTTCCAAGGACTTGTCAATCATAA TGACTTCAGATGTTTATTGCCTAAGCACCATGATGAAGTGCATTGCA CTTGGTGCAGTTGAGTTTTTGCTGAAACCACTCTCTGAGGAAAAATTGAGGAATATCTGGCAGCATGTCCTTCACAAG GCATTTTCCAGTACACCGAAGGCTGAAGTAGACTCCGCAGCATCCTTGATGCAGCTCCAGTTAGAGAGTGAAGATAATAATGGAGTTCTGGAAGATACGGAAGTTCTTTCTTGGATTCAAGATGTTGTATGGGAGCAAGAGCAACCAGAAGGAAGTGTTATATCTCAACTGAACCAGGGATCATCGTTGCAAGGTTGCTGGGAAAGTGAAAATCAAATGAACTGTCCAATGGAAACAGATTGCAGTGACAAAGATGTACAGTCTAACTTCGTCGAAACTACTTCACATGATTTGGTTTGTGAAGACACCCTTCAGGAGGGCCAACCTCGATTATCTGGCAAG AATAAATGTGGCGTCAAAAGTGGTCCTTCAGCCGCTGAGCACTCAATCCAAGGATCTGATGTAAACCCTTCAGCTAGTTCCAAAGCGAGGAAAACAAAG GTGGACTGGAGCCCAGAGCTACATAGAAAGTTTATTCAGGCAGTCGAACAGTTAGGCATAGATCGTGCAATTCCTTCCAAAATACTTGAGCTGATGAAAGTTGAAGGTTTGACAAGGCACAACGTTGCAAGTCATCTCCAG AAGTACAGGatgcaaaggaaacatgtGATGCACAGAGAAGAAATTCCAACAAGATATTCAATGCAAACCAATCACTCCCCACCACTCATGGCTTACCCTTCTTCTTATCCTTACTGTGGAATATCCATGTCCACCGTCTATCGAACATGGACGCAGACCAATGGCCATCCCGCTAATGTCAACATGCGGGGTCCGCCTGATTATCGCCATTGGCCGCAACCAGGAACTCAGCCATGGAACTCTTATGCTGGG ATGCAAGCTGATGCATGGGGTTGCCCTGTGATGCTGCCTTCTCCTGCtccatatttttcatatcCTCAG CAAATTTCATCATCACACAATGTGTATACAGCAAATAAGAGCTACGGCACGCCTCAAAGTTCATTTGATCTTCAACCA gATGAGGAGCTGATCGACGAGATTGTAAATGAGGCAAAGAGGAAACCATGGTCACCTCTTCCATTGGGGcttaaacctccttctgcAGAGATCCTTCTGGAAGAGCTTCCAAAGCAAGGAATCTCCACTCTTACACCTCAAATCAACGCCTTCAATCCTCCCTGA